The Desulfuromonadales bacterium sequence CCGTTTTACCCACCAGGCTCGCCTCATCGATGAACTGAACAGCGAGATCGTCGCTTGCAATCAGCGCCTCAGCCGTCTCGAGCGGGAGAACCGTTCGTTCCGGGAGATGCTCCAGAACCTGGCCCCCACCCTCACCGAATCTCCCGACGAGTAAACCAGCGTGATCGCC is a genomic window containing:
- a CDS encoding SlyX family protein, coding for MKELQERLNELEIRFTHQARLIDELNSEIVACNQRLSRLERENRSFREMLQNLAPTLTESPDE